A window from Pseudomonas moraviensis encodes these proteins:
- a CDS encoding purine-cytosine permease family protein, with protein MAVNNERAGSTPLIERRSIDYIPEAERHGRLFSQFTLWMGANLQITAIVTGALAVVLGGDVFWSLIGLLIGQLLGGGVMALHAAQGPKLGLPQMISSRVQFGVYGAAIPIVLVCLMYLGFTATGTVLSGQALGQLFGVSDSVGILIFASVIVLVTVLGYRVIHWIGRVASVIGVIAFVFLFWRLMSQTDVGALLQIRHFSWSSFLLAVSLAASWQIAFGPYVADYSRYLPSATSAVKTFFAAGAGSVIGAQVAMILGVFAAASANGQFAGHEVAYIVGLGGTGATAALLYFSIAFGKVTISTLNSYGSFMCIATIISGFKGHLTVTRMQRLVFVLFIVGAATLIALLGQHSFLGAFKSFILFLLAFFTPWSAINLVDYYCITRERYDVPALADPNGRYGRWNLLGISVYVFGVLVQLPFISTKFYTGPLVAALGDVDISWIIGLVLPAAVYYFCAKKWHSAVPDQLILPVEQNSVVQAKTSGTGRAAAQA; from the coding sequence ATGGCGGTTAACAACGAACGTGCAGGCAGTACTCCGTTGATCGAAAGGCGTTCGATCGACTACATCCCGGAAGCGGAAAGACACGGTCGTCTGTTCAGTCAGTTCACCCTGTGGATGGGCGCCAACCTGCAGATCACCGCGATCGTCACCGGGGCCTTGGCCGTGGTGCTCGGCGGTGATGTGTTCTGGTCGTTGATCGGTTTGTTGATCGGTCAGTTGCTCGGCGGTGGCGTGATGGCGCTGCATGCCGCGCAAGGGCCGAAACTGGGCTTGCCGCAAATGATCTCCAGCCGCGTGCAGTTCGGCGTTTATGGCGCGGCGATTCCGATCGTGCTGGTGTGCCTGATGTACCTCGGCTTCACCGCCACCGGGACGGTGCTGTCCGGGCAGGCGCTGGGTCAGTTGTTTGGTGTCAGCGATAGCGTTGGCATCCTGATTTTCGCCAGTGTCATCGTGCTGGTCACGGTGCTCGGCTATCGGGTGATTCACTGGATCGGCCGCGTCGCCAGTGTCATTGGCGTGATCGCTTTCGTGTTCCTGTTCTGGCGGCTGATGAGCCAGACCGACGTCGGTGCACTCCTGCAGATTCGCCATTTCAGCTGGAGCAGTTTCCTGTTGGCGGTGTCGCTGGCAGCTTCCTGGCAGATCGCGTTCGGTCCTTATGTGGCGGACTATTCTCGCTACTTGCCGAGCGCCACTTCGGCGGTGAAAACCTTTTTCGCCGCTGGCGCAGGCTCGGTGATCGGCGCGCAAGTGGCGATGATCCTCGGCGTGTTTGCTGCGGCTTCGGCCAACGGTCAATTCGCAGGCCATGAGGTCGCCTACATCGTCGGGCTCGGCGGTACCGGCGCCACCGCCGCGCTGCTGTATTTCAGCATCGCGTTCGGCAAGGTGACCATTTCGACGCTGAACTCCTACGGCAGCTTCATGTGCATTGCGACCATCATCAGTGGCTTCAAAGGACACCTGACGGTTACCCGTATGCAGCGGCTGGTGTTCGTGCTGTTCATCGTCGGCGCGGCGACGCTGATCGCCCTGCTCGGGCAGCACTCGTTCCTCGGTGCGTTCAAGTCGTTCATCCTGTTTCTGCTGGCCTTCTTCACCCCGTGGAGCGCGATCAATCTGGTCGACTACTACTGCATCACCCGCGAGCGCTACGACGTGCCGGCGCTGGCCGATCCGAACGGTCGCTACGGCCGCTGGAACCTGCTCGGTATCAGCGTTTATGTGTTCGGCGTGCTGGTGCAGTTGCCATTCATCTCGACCAAGTTCTACACCGGCCCGCTGGTAGCAGCTCTTGGTGATGTCGATATTTCCTGGATCATCGGCCTGGTGCTGCCGGCCGCCGTCTATTACTTCTGCGCGAAAAAATGGCACAGCGCAGTGCCCGATCAGTTGATTCTGCCGGTCGAGCAGAACAGCGTCGTACAAGCAAAAACCAGCGGGACCGGTCGCGCTGCGGCGCAGGCCTGA
- a CDS encoding ABC transporter substrate-binding protein yields the protein MKSNKTLLTTLLSMGLLASAGATQAAGWCESGKPVKFAGLNWESGMLLTDVLQVVLEKGYGCKTDSLPGNSITMENALSSNDIQVFAEEWVGRSEVWNKAEKAGKVVGVGAPVVGAVEGWYVPRYVIEGDAKRKLEAKAPDLKNIADLGKYSAVFKDAEEPSKGRFYNCPAGWTCELDNSEMLKSYGLENSYTNFRPGTGPALDAAVLSSYKRGEPILFYYWSPTPLMGQIDAVKLEEKPGVDKTVTIKVGLSKTFHDEAPELVAVLEKVNLPIDLLNQNLGRMAKERIESAKLAKIFLKEHPEVWHAWVSDDAARKIDAAL from the coding sequence ATGAAATCGAACAAGACCCTGCTGACCACATTGCTGTCCATGGGCCTGTTGGCCAGTGCCGGTGCGACGCAAGCCGCCGGCTGGTGCGAATCGGGCAAACCGGTGAAATTCGCCGGGCTGAACTGGGAAAGCGGCATGCTCCTGACCGACGTGCTGCAAGTGGTGCTGGAGAAAGGTTACGGCTGCAAGACCGACAGCCTGCCGGGCAATTCCATCACCATGGAAAACGCCCTGAGCAGCAACGATATTCAAGTGTTCGCCGAAGAGTGGGTCGGCCGCAGCGAGGTCTGGAACAAGGCCGAGAAGGCCGGCAAGGTCGTCGGTGTCGGCGCGCCGGTAGTGGGCGCTGTCGAAGGCTGGTACGTGCCGCGTTACGTGATCGAAGGCGACGCCAAGCGCAAGCTCGAGGCGAAAGCCCCGGACCTGAAAAACATCGCTGATCTGGGCAAATATTCCGCCGTGTTCAAGGATGCCGAAGAGCCGTCCAAGGGCCGCTTCTACAACTGCCCGGCCGGCTGGACCTGCGAGCTCGACAACAGCGAGATGCTCAAGAGCTACGGCTTGGAAAACAGCTACACCAACTTCCGTCCGGGCACAGGACCTGCGCTGGATGCAGCGGTGCTGTCGAGCTACAAGCGTGGCGAGCCGATTCTCTTCTACTACTGGTCGCCGACCCCGCTGATGGGCCAGATCGACGCGGTCAAACTCGAAGAGAAACCGGGCGTCGACAAGACCGTGACCATCAAGGTCGGCCTGTCGAAAACCTTCCACGACGAAGCCCCGGAACTGGTCGCCGTGCTGGAGAAGGTCAACCTGCCGATCGACCTGCTCAACCAGAACCTCGGGCGCATGGCCAAGGAACGCATCGAGTCGGCAAAACTGGCGAAAATCTTCCTCAAGGAACATCCTGAAGTCTGGCACGCATGGGTGAGCGACGACGCAGCCAGGAAAATCGACGCGGCCTTGTAG
- a CDS encoding ABC transporter permease, whose amino-acid sequence MFPESFTFSIADWVNGWVDSLVTNYGDVFRHISDTLLWAIVSLEGLLRAAPWWLMLAIVGVIAWHATRKVVTTAVIVGLLFLVGAVGLWDKLMQTLALMMVATIISVLIGIPLGILSARSNRLRSVLMPLLDIMQTMPSFVYLIPVLMLFGLGKVPAIFATVIYAAPPLIRLTDLGIRQVDGEVMEAINAFGANRWQQLFGVQLPLALPSIMAGINQTTMMALSMVVIASMIGARGLGEDVLVGIQTLNVGRGLEAGLAIVILAVVIDRITQAYGRPRHEVSK is encoded by the coding sequence ATGTTTCCCGAAAGCTTTACTTTTTCCATCGCCGACTGGGTCAACGGTTGGGTCGATTCGCTGGTCACCAACTACGGCGACGTCTTCCGCCACATCTCCGACACGCTGTTGTGGGCCATCGTCAGTCTCGAAGGTCTGCTGCGTGCGGCGCCGTGGTGGCTGATGCTGGCGATCGTCGGCGTCATCGCCTGGCACGCCACGCGCAAAGTCGTCACCACCGCGGTGATTGTCGGTCTGCTGTTTCTGGTGGGCGCGGTCGGCCTCTGGGACAAACTCATGCAGACCCTGGCGCTGATGATGGTCGCGACGATCATTTCGGTGCTGATCGGCATCCCGCTGGGGATCCTCTCGGCGCGCAGCAATCGCCTGCGTTCGGTACTGATGCCGTTGCTCGACATCATGCAGACCATGCCGAGTTTCGTGTACCTGATCCCGGTGCTGATGCTGTTCGGGCTGGGCAAGGTACCGGCGATTTTTGCCACGGTGATCTACGCCGCGCCACCGCTGATTCGCCTGACTGACCTGGGCATTCGCCAGGTCGACGGCGAAGTCATGGAGGCGATCAATGCCTTCGGCGCCAACCGTTGGCAGCAACTGTTCGGCGTGCAATTGCCGCTGGCGTTGCCGAGCATCATGGCCGGGATCAACCAGACCACGATGATGGCCCTGTCGATGGTGGTCATCGCTTCGATGATCGGCGCCCGTGGCCTCGGTGAAGACGTGCTGGTGGGCATTCAGACACTCAACGTCGGTCGTGGCCTCGAAGCCGGGCTGGCGATCGTGATTCTCGCTGTGGTCATCGACCGCATCACTCAAGCGTACGGTCGGCCACGCCACGAGGTGAGCAAATGA
- a CDS encoding quaternary amine ABC transporter ATP-binding protein, with protein sequence MSNASVSKIEVRNVFKIFGNRAKDALAMVGQGKSKDQVLNETGCVVGVNDLSLSIGTGEIFVIMGLSGSGKSTLVRHFNRLIDPTSGAILVDGEDILQYDMDALREFRRHKISMVFQSFGLLPHKSVLDNVAYGLKVRGESKQVCAERALHWINTVGLKGYENKYPHQLSGGMRQRVGLARALAADTDIILMDEAFSALDPLIRAEMQDQLLELQKTLHKTIVFITHDLDEAVRIGNRIAILKDGRLIQVGTPREILHSPADEYVDRFVQRRAAVV encoded by the coding sequence ATGAGCAACGCAAGCGTGAGCAAGATCGAAGTGCGCAACGTCTTCAAGATTTTCGGCAACCGCGCCAAGGATGCGCTGGCCATGGTCGGCCAGGGCAAGAGCAAGGATCAGGTGCTCAACGAAACCGGTTGCGTGGTCGGCGTGAACGACTTGTCGCTGAGCATCGGCACCGGCGAAATCTTCGTGATCATGGGCCTGTCCGGCTCCGGCAAATCCACCCTGGTGCGCCACTTCAATCGGCTGATCGACCCCACCAGCGGCGCGATTCTGGTGGATGGTGAGGACATCCTGCAGTACGACATGGACGCCCTGCGCGAATTTCGTCGGCACAAGATCAGCATGGTGTTCCAGAGCTTCGGCCTGCTGCCGCACAAGAGCGTGCTCGACAACGTCGCCTATGGCCTGAAAGTGCGTGGCGAAAGCAAGCAGGTCTGCGCCGAACGCGCGCTGCACTGGATCAACACCGTGGGCCTCAAAGGCTACGAAAACAAATACCCGCACCAGCTCTCCGGCGGCATGCGTCAGCGCGTCGGCCTCGCCCGGGCGTTGGCGGCGGACACCGACATCATTCTGATGGACGAAGCCTTCAGCGCGCTGGATCCGCTGATCCGCGCGGAGATGCAGGACCAGTTGCTGGAACTGCAAAAGACCCTGCACAAGACCATCGTCTTCATCACCCACGACCTCGACGAGGCCGTGCGCATCGGCAATCGCATCGCGATTCTCAAGGATGGCCGCCTGATTCAGGTCGGCACGCCACGGGAAATCCTGCATTCGCCGGCGGATGAGTATGTCGACCGGTTTGTGCAGCGGCGGGCGGCGGTGGTTTAG
- the hutH gene encoding histidine ammonia-lyase, with translation MSQAEKIVITGAHLRWQDVVAVARHGALLELSSDTWARIDNAQAIVQRIVASGERAYGVNTGLGGLSNVSLQDEQLSQLSRNTLLSHACGVGPVLSDEQTRAIICAAIHNYSHGKSGLHRRVVEGLLALLNRGITPQVPAQGSVGYLTHMAHVGIALLGVGHVSYRGQIMPAQQALAEEGLKPVQLGAKDGLCLVNGTPCMTGLSCLAIADATRLLQWADVIGAMSFEAQRGQIDAFDAEIIALKPHPGMQQVGNNLRALLDGSEVIAASKGIRTQDALSIRSIPQVHGAARDQLEHAIKQVEAELNGCTDNPLLLGTPDDFRVMSQANPHGQSVAMAADLLAIAMAEIGSIAERRLDRLVNPHVSGLPAFLVANPGVNSGMMIVQYVAASLCAENRQLAQPAVLDNYITSGLQEDHLSMGTNAALKLHRALENCTQILAIEYLLAAQAFEFLKEQRFGAGTDVAWRLLRETVPAYDQDRWLAPDIAAAASVLKVPNLPHNVLPNLH, from the coding sequence ATGTCCCAGGCTGAAAAAATCGTCATCACCGGTGCTCATCTGCGTTGGCAGGACGTGGTCGCGGTCGCCCGTCACGGTGCGCTGCTGGAACTGTCCAGCGACACTTGGGCGCGCATCGACAACGCTCAGGCGATCGTCCAGCGTATCGTCGCCAGCGGCGAGCGCGCCTATGGCGTCAATACCGGTCTGGGCGGCCTGTCCAACGTTTCGTTGCAGGACGAACAGCTCAGCCAGCTCTCGCGCAACACCTTGCTCAGCCACGCTTGCGGGGTCGGCCCGGTCCTCAGTGATGAGCAGACCCGCGCAATCATCTGCGCCGCGATCCACAACTACAGCCACGGTAAATCCGGCCTGCATCGGCGCGTGGTCGAAGGTCTGCTGGCGCTGCTCAATCGCGGCATCACCCCGCAAGTGCCGGCGCAGGGTTCGGTGGGGTACCTCACGCACATGGCGCACGTCGGTATCGCGCTGCTCGGCGTTGGTCATGTCAGCTATCGCGGTCAGATCATGCCGGCGCAGCAGGCACTGGCCGAAGAAGGCTTGAAACCTGTGCAATTGGGCGCGAAGGACGGTTTGTGTCTGGTCAACGGCACGCCGTGCATGACCGGCCTCAGCTGTCTGGCGATTGCCGATGCCACGCGCCTGTTGCAATGGGCCGATGTCATCGGTGCGATGAGCTTCGAAGCCCAGCGCGGCCAGATCGATGCCTTCGATGCCGAGATCATCGCGCTCAAGCCGCATCCGGGCATGCAGCAGGTCGGCAACAACCTGCGCGCCTTGCTCGATGGCAGCGAAGTGATCGCCGCGAGCAAAGGCATTCGCACTCAGGACGCGCTGAGCATCCGCTCGATCCCGCAGGTGCACGGCGCCGCGCGTGATCAACTGGAGCACGCAATCAAACAGGTTGAAGCCGAGCTCAACGGCTGCACCGACAATCCGCTGCTGCTCGGCACCCCGGACGATTTTCGGGTGATGTCGCAGGCCAACCCGCACGGCCAGTCGGTGGCGATGGCCGCCGATCTGCTGGCGATTGCCATGGCCGAGATCGGCTCGATTGCCGAGCGTCGTCTCGACCGTCTGGTCAACCCGCACGTCAGCGGTCTGCCAGCGTTTCTGGTGGCCAACCCCGGGGTCAACTCGGGGATGATGATCGTGCAATACGTCGCCGCTTCGCTGTGTGCGGAAAACCGCCAGTTGGCGCAACCGGCGGTACTCGACAACTACATCACCTCGGGCCTGCAGGAAGACCACCTGAGCATGGGCACCAACGCCGCGCTGAAGCTGCACCGCGCCCTGGAAAACTGCACGCAGATCCTTGCGATTGAATATCTGCTGGCGGCGCAGGCGTTTGAGTTCCTCAAGGAACAGCGCTTTGGGGCTGGCACCGATGTCGCCTGGCGCCTGCTGCGCGAAACCGTCCCTGCCTACGATCAGGATCGCTGGCTGGCGCCGGATATTGCTGCCGCTGCGAGCGTCTTGAAAGTCCCGAATCTGCCGCACAACGTTTTACCGAATTTGCACTGA
- the hutH gene encoding histidine ammonia-lyase, whose product MTALNLIPGQLSLAQLRDVYQNPVTLTLDNRASAQIEASVACVEQILAENRTAYGINTGFGLLASTRIASEDLENLQRSLVLSHAAGVGQPISDDLVRLIMVLKVNSLSRGFSGIRRQVIDALIALINAEVYPHIPLKGSVGASGDLAPLAHMSLVLLGEGKARYKGEWLEATEALKVAGLTPLTLAAKEGLALLNGTQVSTAFALRGLFEGEDLFAGALALGSLTVEAVLGSRSPFDARIHAARGQKGQIDAAAAYRDLLGERSEVSASHQNCDKVQDPYSLRCQPQVMGACLTQFRQAAEVLAVEANAVSDNPLVFAAEGDVISGGNFHAEPVAMAADNLALAIAEIGSLSERRISLMMDKHMSQLPPFLVANGGVNSGFMIAQVTAAALASENKALAHPHSVDSLPTSANQEDHVSMAPAAGKRLWEMAENTRGILAVEWLAAVQGLDLRNGLKTSPKLEQARAILRREVPFYEKDRFFAPDINAATELLASRCLTELVSVKLLPSL is encoded by the coding sequence ATGACTGCGCTGAACCTGATCCCCGGCCAACTGAGCCTGGCCCAACTGCGTGACGTCTACCAGAATCCGGTCACCTTGACCCTCGACAACCGCGCCAGCGCGCAGATCGAGGCCAGCGTCGCCTGCGTCGAGCAGATCCTCGCCGAGAACCGCACCGCCTATGGCATCAACACCGGTTTCGGCCTGCTGGCCTCGACGCGCATCGCCAGCGAAGACCTGGAGAACCTGCAGCGTTCGCTGGTGCTCTCGCATGCTGCCGGCGTCGGCCAGCCGATCAGCGACGACCTTGTGCGACTGATCATGGTGCTCAAGGTCAACAGCCTCAGCCGCGGTTTCTCCGGTATCCGTCGGCAGGTGATCGATGCGCTGATTGCGCTGATCAATGCCGAGGTCTATCCGCACATTCCGCTGAAAGGTTCGGTCGGCGCGTCGGGGGATCTGGCGCCGTTGGCGCACATGTCGCTGGTGCTGCTCGGCGAGGGCAAGGCGCGCTACAAGGGCGAATGGCTGGAGGCGACCGAAGCGCTGAAAGTCGCCGGCCTGACACCGCTGACCCTGGCGGCGAAAGAAGGTCTGGCGCTGCTCAACGGTACTCAGGTTTCCACCGCGTTTGCGCTGCGCGGTTTGTTCGAAGGCGAAGATCTGTTTGCCGGTGCATTGGCGCTCGGCAGTCTCACCGTTGAAGCTGTGCTCGGTTCGCGCTCACCGTTCGACGCGCGCATTCACGCCGCACGTGGGCAGAAAGGTCAGATCGATGCCGCCGCTGCTTATCGTGACCTGCTCGGTGAGCGCAGCGAAGTCTCCGCCTCGCACCAGAACTGCGACAAGGTCCAGGACCCGTATTCGCTGCGCTGCCAGCCACAAGTCATGGGCGCCTGCCTGACGCAGTTCCGGCAGGCCGCTGAAGTGCTAGCGGTGGAAGCCAACGCGGTGTCGGATAATCCGCTGGTATTCGCCGCTGAAGGCGATGTGATTTCCGGCGGCAACTTCCACGCCGAACCGGTGGCCATGGCCGCTGACAATCTGGCTCTGGCGATCGCCGAAATCGGCTCGCTGAGCGAACGGCGCATCTCGCTGATGATGGACAAGCACATGTCGCAACTGCCGCCGTTCCTCGTCGCCAACGGCGGGGTGAACTCCGGTTTCATGATTGCCCAGGTGACCGCAGCGGCACTGGCCAGCGAGAACAAGGCGCTGGCCCATCCGCATTCGGTGGACAGCCTGCCAACCTCGGCCAACCAGGAAGACCATGTGTCGATGGCCCCGGCTGCCGGCAAACGCCTGTGGGAAATGGCCGAGAACACCCGCGGGATTCTCGCCGTGGAGTGGCTGGCGGCGGTCCAGGGCCTGGATCTGCGCAACGGCCTGAAGACCTCGCCGAAGCTGGAACAGGCGCGGGCGATCCTGCGCAGGGAAGTGCCGTTTTATGAGAAGGACCGGTTTTTTGCGCCGGATATCAATGCGGCGACTGAATTGCTGGCTTCGCGGTGTTTGACCGAGCTGGTTTCGGTGAAGCTTTTGCCGAGCCTGTAA
- the hutI gene encoding imidazolonepropionase, giving the protein MKTLWQHCHVATMANGVYSIIEDAAIVTTGTLIEWIGPRTQLPPGEYPAVNDLQGAWVTPGLIDCHTHTVFGGNRSGEFEQRLQGVSYAEIAAQGGGIASTVRATREATEDELFASAAKRLKSLMRDGVTTVEMKSGYGLDLANERKLLRVIRRLAEELPISVRSTCLAAHALPPEYKDRADDYIDLVCSEMLPALAAEGLVDAVDAFCEYLAFSPEQVERVFVAAQQLGLPVKLHAEQLSSLHGSSLAARYKALSADHLEFMDEDDAIAMAAAGTVAVLLPGAFYFLRETRLPPMEALRKHKVKIAIASDLNPGTSPALSLRLMLNMACTCFRMTPEEALAGATLHAAQALGMADTHGSLEVGKVADFVAWDIERPADLAYWLGGDLDKRVVRYGVESNF; this is encoded by the coding sequence GTGAAAACCCTCTGGCAACACTGCCACGTCGCAACCATGGCCAACGGCGTCTATTCGATCATCGAGGATGCCGCGATCGTGACCACCGGCACGCTGATCGAGTGGATCGGCCCGCGCACTCAACTGCCGCCCGGCGAATACCCGGCGGTCAATGACCTGCAAGGCGCGTGGGTCACGCCCGGGCTGATCGACTGCCACACCCACACCGTGTTCGGCGGCAACCGCAGCGGCGAGTTCGAGCAGCGTCTGCAAGGCGTCAGCTACGCCGAGATCGCCGCGCAGGGCGGTGGTATCGCCAGCACCGTGCGCGCCACGCGCGAAGCCACTGAAGACGAGCTGTTCGCCAGCGCCGCCAAACGCCTGAAAAGCCTGATGCGCGATGGCGTGACCACGGTGGAAATGAAATCCGGCTACGGCCTCGATCTGGCCAACGAGCGCAAGCTTCTGCGAGTCATCCGGCGCCTGGCCGAAGAACTGCCGATCAGCGTACGCAGCACTTGCCTGGCGGCGCACGCCTTGCCGCCGGAGTACAAGGATCGCGCCGACGACTACATCGATCTGGTCTGCAGCGAGATGCTCCCGGCCCTCGCCGCCGAAGGTCTGGTGGATGCCGTGGATGCGTTCTGCGAATACCTGGCGTTCTCGCCGGAGCAGGTCGAACGGGTGTTCGTCGCGGCGCAGCAGCTCGGTCTGCCGGTAAAACTGCACGCCGAACAATTGTCCTCGCTGCACGGCTCGAGCCTTGCCGCGCGCTATAAAGCCTTGTCCGCCGATCACCTTGAATTCATGGACGAGGACGACGCCATCGCCATGGCCGCTGCCGGCACCGTCGCCGTGCTGTTGCCCGGCGCCTTCTACTTCCTGCGCGAAACCCGGTTGCCGCCGATGGAAGCGCTGCGCAAGCACAAGGTGAAGATCGCGATCGCCAGCGACCTCAACCCCGGCACCTCGCCGGCGCTGTCGTTGCGCCTGATGCTGAACATGGCCTGCACCTGTTTCCGCATGACTCCGGAAGAAGCTCTTGCCGGGGCGACCCTTCATGCCGCGCAGGCATTGGGCATGGCTGACACCCACGGCTCGCTGGAGGTCGGCAAGGTCGCCGACTTTGTCGCGTGGGACATCGAACGTCCGGCGGATCTGGCTTATTGGCTCGGGGGCGATCTGGACAAGCGCGTCGTGCGTTACGGCGTTGAATCGAATTTCTAG
- the hutG gene encoding N-formylglutamate deformylase, with product MDKVLKFKQGRVPLLISMPHAGVRLTPAVEAGLIPAAKSLPDTDWHIPQLYDFAEELGASTLAAEYSRFVIDLNRPSDDKPLYAGATTGLYPATLFDGIALFQEGREPSQQERASYLQQIWTPYHRTLQEELARLKAEFGYALLFDAHSIRSIIPHLFDGKLPDFNLGTFNGASCDPQLAAELEAICARHEQFTHVLNGRFKGGHITRQYGAPAQNIHAVQLELCQSTYMEEFEPFRYRADLAEPTRVVLRELLQGYLAWAKSHYSA from the coding sequence GTGGACAAGGTTCTGAAATTCAAACAAGGCCGCGTGCCGTTGCTGATCAGCATGCCCCACGCGGGTGTGCGTCTGACCCCGGCGGTCGAAGCCGGGTTGATCCCCGCCGCGAAGAGTTTGCCGGACACCGACTGGCATATCCCGCAACTCTACGATTTCGCCGAGGAGCTGGGCGCCAGCACCCTGGCCGCTGAGTATTCGCGCTTCGTCATCGACCTCAACCGGCCGTCCGACGACAAGCCTTTGTACGCCGGGGCGACCACGGGGTTGTATCCGGCGACATTGTTCGACGGCATTGCGTTGTTTCAGGAGGGTCGGGAGCCTTCGCAGCAAGAACGCGCGAGTTATTTGCAGCAGATCTGGACGCCATACCATCGCACCTTGCAGGAAGAGCTGGCGCGGCTGAAGGCAGAATTTGGCTACGCGCTGCTGTTCGATGCGCACTCGATCCGTTCGATCATCCCGCATCTGTTCGACGGCAAACTGCCGGACTTCAACCTCGGCACGTTCAATGGCGCCAGTTGTGATCCGCAACTGGCTGCTGAGCTGGAAGCGATCTGCGCACGGCACGAGCAGTTCACTCATGTGCTTAACGGTCGCTTCAAGGGCGGGCACATCACCCGCCAGTACGGCGCCCCGGCGCAGAACATTCACGCGGTGCAGCTGGAATTGTGTCAGTCCACCTACATGGAAGAGTTCGAACCGTTCCGCTACCGCGCCGACCTGGCGGAACCGACGCGGGTGGTGCTCCGGGAATTGCTGCAAGGCTATCTGGCCTGGGCAAAATCTCACTACAGCGCATAA
- the pip gene encoding prolyl aminopeptidase has product MQTLFPQIKPHARHDLAVDDTHTLYVDESGSPEGLPVVFIHGGPGAGCDAQSRRYFDPNLYRIVTFDQRGCGRSTPHASLENNTTWDLVEDLERIRKHLGIEKWVLFGGSWGSTLALAYAQTHPERVHGLILRGIFLCRPQEIEWFYQAGASRLFPDYWQDYIAPIPLDERDDLLTAFHKRLIGNDQIAQMHAAKAWSTWEGRTATLRPNPLVVDRFSEPQRALSIARIECHYFTNNAFLEPNQLIRDMGKIAHLPGVIIHGRYDVICPLDNAWELHQAWPNSELQVIRDAGHAASEPGITDALVRAASKMAQRLLDLPLEEA; this is encoded by the coding sequence ATGCAGACTTTGTTTCCGCAGATCAAACCCCACGCCCGGCACGATCTGGCTGTCGATGACACCCATACGCTGTACGTCGATGAGAGTGGCTCGCCGGAGGGTTTGCCGGTGGTATTCATCCACGGTGGCCCCGGCGCCGGCTGCGACGCACAGAGCCGGCGCTATTTCGATCCGAATCTGTATCGCATCGTCACCTTCGACCAGCGCGGCTGCGGTCGCTCCACCCCGCATGCCAGCCTGGAAAACAACACCACCTGGGATCTGGTCGAGGATCTCGAGCGCATCCGCAAACACCTGGGCATTGAAAAATGGGTGCTGTTCGGCGGCTCCTGGGGCTCGACCCTGGCGCTGGCCTACGCACAAACCCACCCGGAGCGAGTACACGGTCTGATCCTGCGCGGGATCTTTCTCTGCCGTCCGCAGGAAATCGAATGGTTCTACCAGGCCGGCGCCAGCCGTCTGTTCCCCGATTACTGGCAGGACTACATCGCACCGATCCCGCTGGACGAGCGCGACGACCTGCTCACCGCTTTCCATAAACGCCTGATCGGCAACGACCAGATCGCCCAGATGCATGCGGCCAAGGCGTGGTCGACCTGGGAAGGGCGCACCGCGACCCTGCGGCCGAACCCGCTAGTCGTCGATCGTTTCTCCGAGCCGCAGCGCGCACTGTCGATCGCGCGGATCGAATGCCACTACTTCACCAACAATGCCTTCCTTGAGCCCAACCAGCTGATCCGCGACATGGGCAAGATCGCCCATCTCCCCGGCGTGATCATTCACGGTCGCTACGACGTGATCTGCCCGCTCGACAACGCCTGGGAATTGCACCAGGCCTGGCCGAACAGCGAATTGCAGGTGATCCGCGATGCCGGCCACGCCGCGTCCGAGCCGGGGATCACCGATGCGCTGGTGCGCGCTGCGAGCAAAATGGCCCAGCGCCTGCTCGACCTGCCACTCGAAGAAGCATGA
- the dtd gene encoding D-aminoacyl-tRNA deacylase, with amino-acid sequence MKALLQRVRGARVEVAGEVVGAVDQGLLVLVAVEPDDTRTNADKLLHKLLNYRVFSDAEGKMNLSLTDVDGGLLLVSQFTLAADTKSGLRPSFSTAAPPALAEELFDYLLSQAKQVHGTVASGRFGADMQVHLVNDGPVTFLLQT; translated from the coding sequence ATGAAGGCGCTGTTGCAGCGCGTACGCGGTGCGCGGGTCGAGGTCGCTGGCGAGGTGGTCGGCGCGGTCGATCAGGGTCTGCTCGTGCTGGTGGCGGTAGAACCCGACGACACGCGTACCAACGCCGACAAACTTCTGCATAAGCTGCTTAACTATCGGGTATTCAGTGATGCCGAGGGCAAGATGAATCTGTCCCTGACGGATGTGGATGGCGGGTTGCTGCTGGTCTCGCAGTTCACCCTTGCCGCCGACACCAAAAGCGGCCTGCGTCCGAGCTTTTCCACGGCCGCACCGCCGGCGCTGGCGGAGGAATTGTTCGACTATTTATTGAGCCAGGCGAAACAGGTGCATGGCACTGTGGCATCAGGTAGATTCGGCGCCGATATGCAGGTGCACCTGGTCAACGATGGCCCGGTTACCTTTTTGTTACAGACCTGA